A genome region from Sceloporus undulatus isolate JIND9_A2432 ecotype Alabama chromosome 1, SceUnd_v1.1, whole genome shotgun sequence includes the following:
- the GTPBP2 gene encoding GTP-binding protein 2 isoform X1 — protein sequence MDSRVSELFGGCCRPASGGGNGGALRGRPGAGSGNGGSSKGRKKNGRHRSGKANNPPYLPPEAEDGNIEYKLKLVNPSQYRFEHLVTQMKWRLQEGRGEAVYQIGVEDNGLLVGLSEEEMRASLKTLRRMAEKVGADITVLREREVDYDSDIPRKITEVLVRKVPDNQQFLDLRVAVLGNVDSGKSTLLGVLTQGELDNGRGRARLNLFRHLHEIQSGRTSSISFEILGFNSKGEVVNYSDSRTAEEICESSSKMITFIDLAGHHKYLKTTIFGLTSYCPDFAMLVVSANTGIAGTTREHLGLAMALKVPFFIVISKVDLCSKATVERTVKQLERILKQPGCNKLPLLVTSDDDAVTAAQQCAQSPNITPIFTLSSVSGENLDLLKIFLNILPPLTNSKEQEELMQQLTEFQVDEIYTVPEVGTVVGGTLSSGICKEGENLVVGPTDDGKFLHLKVCSIQRNRSACRVLRAGQAATLALGHFDRSLLRKGMVMVSPEMNPTICSVFEAEIVLLFHATTFRKGFQVTVHVGNVRQTAVVEKIHGKDKLRTGEKAVVCFRFIKHPEYLKIGAKLLFREGVTKGIGHVTYIQAITIGENGLEQGLDSELVSF from the exons ATGGACTCCCGGGTGTCCGAACTCTTCGGCGGCTGCTGCCGGCCGGCCTCAGGAGGCGGGAACGGCGGGGCTTTGCGAGGCCGCCCTGGAGCCGGCTCTGGCAACGGAGGCTCCTccaaggggaggaagaagaacgGCAGGCACCGAAGCGGGAAGGCCAACAACCCGCCCTACCTGCCGCCCGAG GCAGAAGATGGAAACATAGAATATAAG CTGAAGCTGGTTAACCCTTCTCAGTACCGCTTTGAGCACCTAGTAACGCAGATGAAGTGGCGACTACAAGAAGGCCGTGGTGAAGCAGTGTACCAGATTGGTGTAGAGGACAATGGACTGCTCGTAGGACTGTCAGAAGAGGAGATGCGTGCCTCTCTCAAAACACTGCGGCGAATGGCTGAGAA AGTAGGAGCTGATATCACTGTGCTGCGGGAAAGAGAAGTGGATTATGACAGTGACATTCCCAGAAAGATAACAGAGGTGCTGGTCCGAAAAGTGCCAGATAATCAACAG TTTCTAGACCTACGAGTAGCTGTGCTTGGGAATGTGGATTCAGGCAAATCAACCCTGTTAGGTGTCTTGACACAAGGAGAACTTGATAATGGGCGGGGTAGAGCTCGTCTCAACCTTTTTCGGCACCTGCATGAAATCCAGTCTGGGAGGACATCCAGCATCAGCTTTGAAATTCTTGGCTTCAATAGCAAGGGAGAG GTTGTGAACTACAGTGACTCACGGACAGCTGAGGAAATCTGTGAGAGCTCCTCCAAGATGATCACATTTATTGATTTGGCTGGTCATCACAAGTACCTGAAAACCACTATCTTTGGCCTCACAAGCTATTGCCCAGATTTTGCAATGCTGGTGGTGAGCGCAAACACTGGGATTG CAGGTACAACTCGAGAGCATCTAGGCTTGGCTATGGCGCTCAAGGTCCCCTTCTTCATTGTCATTAGCAAAGTGGACTTATGCTCAAAAGCCACCGTGGAGCGGACAGTAAAACAGCTGGAACGGATCTTGAAACAGCCTGGCTGCAACAAACTCCCTTTGCTGGTAACATCAGATGATGATGCAGTCACAGCAGCACAGCAGTGTGCCCAGTCTCCCAA CATCACTCCTATCTTCACCTTGTCCAGTGTTTCTGGAGAAAATTTGGATCTTCTGAAAATTTTCCTCAACATCCTTCCTCCCCTGACAAACAGCAAGGAACAGGAAGAGCTAATGCAACAGCTCACTGAGTTCCAG GTGGATGAAATCTACACTGTACCTGAGGTGGGCACTGTTGTTGGTGGAACTCTGTCAAG TGGGATATGTAAAGAGGGAGAAAACCTGGTGGTTGGTCCAACTGATGATGGCAAGTTTCTACATCTGAAAGTGTGCAGTATCCAACGAAATCGCTCAGCATGCCGTGTGCTTCGAGCTGGACAGGCTGCTACCCTGGCTCTTGGACACTTTGACCGCTCACTACTGCGCAAA GGCATGGTGATGGTCAGCCCAGAGATGAACCCCACCATTTGTTCAGTGTTTGAAGCTGAAATTGTTCTGCTCTTCCACGCTACAACTTTTCGGAAAGGATTCCAAGTAACAGTGCATGTTGGCAATGTGCGGCAAACAGCAGTTGTGGAGAAGATCCACGGGAAG GATAAGTTGCGGACAGGAGAAAAGGCTGTGGTTTGCTTCAGATTCATTAAACATCCTGAATATCTGAAGATAGGAGCTAAACTGCTTTTCCGTGAAGGTGTTACCAAAGGTATTGGACATGTCACTTACATTCAGGCTATTACCATTGGTGAAAACGGCTTGGAGCAGGGCTTGGATTCTGAGCTGGTCAGTTTCTGA
- the GTPBP2 gene encoding GTP-binding protein 2 isoform X3 codes for MDSRVSELFGGCCRPASGGGNGGALRGRPGAGSGNGGSSKGRKKNGRHRSGKANNPPYLPPEAEDGNIEYKLKLVNPSQYRFEHLVTQMKWRLQEGRGEAVYQIGVEDNGLLVGLSEEEMRASLKTLRRMAEKVGADITVLREREVDYDSDIPRKITEVLVRKVPDNQQFLDLRVAVLGNVDSGKSTLLGVLTQGELDNGRGRARLNLFRHLHEIQSGRTSSISFEILGFNSKGEVVNYSDSRTAEEICESSSKMITFIDLAGHHKYLKTTIFGLTSYCPDFAMLVVSANTGIAGTTREHLGLAMALKVPFFIVISKVDLCSKATVERTVKQLERILKQPGCNKLPLLVTSDDDAVTAAQQCAQSPNITPIFTLSSVSGENLDLLKIFLNILPPLTNSKEQEELMQQLTEFQVDEIYTVPEVGTVVGGTLSSGICKEGENLVVGPTDDGKFLHLKVCSIQRNRSACRVLRAGQAATLALGHFDRSLLRKDKLRTGEKAVVCFRFIKHPEYLKIGAKLLFREGVTKGIGHVTYIQAITIGENGLEQGLDSELVSF; via the exons ATGGACTCCCGGGTGTCCGAACTCTTCGGCGGCTGCTGCCGGCCGGCCTCAGGAGGCGGGAACGGCGGGGCTTTGCGAGGCCGCCCTGGAGCCGGCTCTGGCAACGGAGGCTCCTccaaggggaggaagaagaacgGCAGGCACCGAAGCGGGAAGGCCAACAACCCGCCCTACCTGCCGCCCGAG GCAGAAGATGGAAACATAGAATATAAG CTGAAGCTGGTTAACCCTTCTCAGTACCGCTTTGAGCACCTAGTAACGCAGATGAAGTGGCGACTACAAGAAGGCCGTGGTGAAGCAGTGTACCAGATTGGTGTAGAGGACAATGGACTGCTCGTAGGACTGTCAGAAGAGGAGATGCGTGCCTCTCTCAAAACACTGCGGCGAATGGCTGAGAA AGTAGGAGCTGATATCACTGTGCTGCGGGAAAGAGAAGTGGATTATGACAGTGACATTCCCAGAAAGATAACAGAGGTGCTGGTCCGAAAAGTGCCAGATAATCAACAG TTTCTAGACCTACGAGTAGCTGTGCTTGGGAATGTGGATTCAGGCAAATCAACCCTGTTAGGTGTCTTGACACAAGGAGAACTTGATAATGGGCGGGGTAGAGCTCGTCTCAACCTTTTTCGGCACCTGCATGAAATCCAGTCTGGGAGGACATCCAGCATCAGCTTTGAAATTCTTGGCTTCAATAGCAAGGGAGAG GTTGTGAACTACAGTGACTCACGGACAGCTGAGGAAATCTGTGAGAGCTCCTCCAAGATGATCACATTTATTGATTTGGCTGGTCATCACAAGTACCTGAAAACCACTATCTTTGGCCTCACAAGCTATTGCCCAGATTTTGCAATGCTGGTGGTGAGCGCAAACACTGGGATTG CAGGTACAACTCGAGAGCATCTAGGCTTGGCTATGGCGCTCAAGGTCCCCTTCTTCATTGTCATTAGCAAAGTGGACTTATGCTCAAAAGCCACCGTGGAGCGGACAGTAAAACAGCTGGAACGGATCTTGAAACAGCCTGGCTGCAACAAACTCCCTTTGCTGGTAACATCAGATGATGATGCAGTCACAGCAGCACAGCAGTGTGCCCAGTCTCCCAA CATCACTCCTATCTTCACCTTGTCCAGTGTTTCTGGAGAAAATTTGGATCTTCTGAAAATTTTCCTCAACATCCTTCCTCCCCTGACAAACAGCAAGGAACAGGAAGAGCTAATGCAACAGCTCACTGAGTTCCAG GTGGATGAAATCTACACTGTACCTGAGGTGGGCACTGTTGTTGGTGGAACTCTGTCAAG TGGGATATGTAAAGAGGGAGAAAACCTGGTGGTTGGTCCAACTGATGATGGCAAGTTTCTACATCTGAAAGTGTGCAGTATCCAACGAAATCGCTCAGCATGCCGTGTGCTTCGAGCTGGACAGGCTGCTACCCTGGCTCTTGGACACTTTGACCGCTCACTACTGCGCAAA GATAAGTTGCGGACAGGAGAAAAGGCTGTGGTTTGCTTCAGATTCATTAAACATCCTGAATATCTGAAGATAGGAGCTAAACTGCTTTTCCGTGAAGGTGTTACCAAAGGTATTGGACATGTCACTTACATTCAGGCTATTACCATTGGTGAAAACGGCTTGGAGCAGGGCTTGGATTCTGAGCTGGTCAGTTTCTGA
- the GTPBP2 gene encoding GTP-binding protein 2 isoform X2 — protein sequence MDSRVSELFGGCCRPASGGGNGGALRGRPGAGSGNGGSSKGRKKNGRHRSGKANNPPYLPPEAEDGNIEYKLKLVNPSQYRFEHLVTQMKWRLQEGRGEAVYQIGVEDNGLLVGLSEEEMRASLKTLRRMAEKVGADITVLREREVDYDSDIPRKITEVLVRKVPDNQQFLDLRVAVLGNVDSGKSTLLGVLTQGELDNGRGRARLNLFRHLHEIQSGRTSSISFEILGFNSKGEVVNYSDSRTAEEICESSSKMITFIDLAGHHKYLKTTIFGLTSYCPDFAMLVVSANTGIAGTTREHLGLAMALKVPFFIVISKVDLCSKATVERTVKQLERILKQPGCNKLPLLVTSDDDAVTAAQQCAQSPNITPIFTLSSVSGENLDLLKIFLNILPPLTNSKEQEELMQQLTEFQVDEIYTVPEVGTVVGGTLSSGICKEGENLVVGPTDDGKFLHLKVCSIQRNRSACRVLRAGQAATLALGHFDRSLLRKGMVMVSPEMNPTICSVFEAEIVLLFHATTFRKGFQVTVHVGNVRQTAVVEKIHGKMLGQKAFKTVIASWIKACIYLGFHCAKKPELQNVWAPSTRISCGQEKRLWFASDSLNILNI from the exons ATGGACTCCCGGGTGTCCGAACTCTTCGGCGGCTGCTGCCGGCCGGCCTCAGGAGGCGGGAACGGCGGGGCTTTGCGAGGCCGCCCTGGAGCCGGCTCTGGCAACGGAGGCTCCTccaaggggaggaagaagaacgGCAGGCACCGAAGCGGGAAGGCCAACAACCCGCCCTACCTGCCGCCCGAG GCAGAAGATGGAAACATAGAATATAAG CTGAAGCTGGTTAACCCTTCTCAGTACCGCTTTGAGCACCTAGTAACGCAGATGAAGTGGCGACTACAAGAAGGCCGTGGTGAAGCAGTGTACCAGATTGGTGTAGAGGACAATGGACTGCTCGTAGGACTGTCAGAAGAGGAGATGCGTGCCTCTCTCAAAACACTGCGGCGAATGGCTGAGAA AGTAGGAGCTGATATCACTGTGCTGCGGGAAAGAGAAGTGGATTATGACAGTGACATTCCCAGAAAGATAACAGAGGTGCTGGTCCGAAAAGTGCCAGATAATCAACAG TTTCTAGACCTACGAGTAGCTGTGCTTGGGAATGTGGATTCAGGCAAATCAACCCTGTTAGGTGTCTTGACACAAGGAGAACTTGATAATGGGCGGGGTAGAGCTCGTCTCAACCTTTTTCGGCACCTGCATGAAATCCAGTCTGGGAGGACATCCAGCATCAGCTTTGAAATTCTTGGCTTCAATAGCAAGGGAGAG GTTGTGAACTACAGTGACTCACGGACAGCTGAGGAAATCTGTGAGAGCTCCTCCAAGATGATCACATTTATTGATTTGGCTGGTCATCACAAGTACCTGAAAACCACTATCTTTGGCCTCACAAGCTATTGCCCAGATTTTGCAATGCTGGTGGTGAGCGCAAACACTGGGATTG CAGGTACAACTCGAGAGCATCTAGGCTTGGCTATGGCGCTCAAGGTCCCCTTCTTCATTGTCATTAGCAAAGTGGACTTATGCTCAAAAGCCACCGTGGAGCGGACAGTAAAACAGCTGGAACGGATCTTGAAACAGCCTGGCTGCAACAAACTCCCTTTGCTGGTAACATCAGATGATGATGCAGTCACAGCAGCACAGCAGTGTGCCCAGTCTCCCAA CATCACTCCTATCTTCACCTTGTCCAGTGTTTCTGGAGAAAATTTGGATCTTCTGAAAATTTTCCTCAACATCCTTCCTCCCCTGACAAACAGCAAGGAACAGGAAGAGCTAATGCAACAGCTCACTGAGTTCCAG GTGGATGAAATCTACACTGTACCTGAGGTGGGCACTGTTGTTGGTGGAACTCTGTCAAG TGGGATATGTAAAGAGGGAGAAAACCTGGTGGTTGGTCCAACTGATGATGGCAAGTTTCTACATCTGAAAGTGTGCAGTATCCAACGAAATCGCTCAGCATGCCGTGTGCTTCGAGCTGGACAGGCTGCTACCCTGGCTCTTGGACACTTTGACCGCTCACTACTGCGCAAA GGCATGGTGATGGTCAGCCCAGAGATGAACCCCACCATTTGTTCAGTGTTTGAAGCTGAAATTGTTCTGCTCTTCCACGCTACAACTTTTCGGAAAGGATTCCAAGTAACAGTGCATGTTGGCAATGTGCGGCAAACAGCAGTTGTGGAGAAGATCCACGGGAAG ATGCTGGGgcagaaagcttttaaaacagTAATTGCAAGTTGGATAAAAGCATGCATTTATCTTGGTTTTCACTGTGCTAAGAAGCCAGAACTGCAGAATGTCTGGGCACCTTCCACCAG GATAAGTTGCGGACAGGAGAAAAGGCTGTGGTTTGCTTCAGATTCATTAAACATCCTGAATATCTGA
- the LOC121934087 gene encoding MAD2L1-binding protein: MASSKETAQDAAGLSGVAVPAPEPEVAVTVGPAPPAPGALSVSVVFPGSVTQEGCFRFTCELLKHVLYQRQQLPLPYEQLAFFCGRQAPRPRGQEEEEVVRKVHLKDQDSYKKCQQALSDLEGVFQHLEIMFSLTLVPRVLILLGGTSVSPKELYEINLQEVSVSGAEESLQTAACVRKLFHSLFLADVFSELQTGPTMGIIVMVQGHRNCGIDWFRPKLNYKVPTRGRKLTVNLCSHSKSTALSAYQEINSTWEDYIWFQAPVTVKGFRYFSS; the protein is encoded by the exons ATGGCGTCGTCGAAAGAGACAGCGCAAGACG CAGCCGGCCTCAGCGGCGTCGCCGTTCCTGCCCCGGAGCCCGAGGTGGCCGTGACGGTGGGCCCCGCGCCTCCGGCTCCCGGCGCCTTGTCGGTCTCGGTGGTCTTCCCCGGCTCGGTGACCCAGGAGGGCTGCTTCCGCTTCACCTGCGAGCTCCTCAAGCACGTCCTCTACCAGAGGCAGCAGCTGCCCCTGCCCTACGAACAGCTGGCCTTCTTCTGCGGGAGGCAGGCCCCCAGGCCTCGGGGGCAAGAG GAGGAAGAAGTGGTCAGAAAAGTCCACCTAAAAGATCAAGACAGCTACAAAAAGTGCCAGCAAGCCCTGAGTGATCTTGAAGGAGTGTTCCAGCACTTGGAAATCATGTTCTCTTtgacactggtcccccgggttctTATTCTGCTTGGGGGTACTTCTGTCAGCCCCAAAGAACTCTATGAGATCAACCTGCAAGAGGTATCTGTAAGTGGTGCTGAGGAGAGCCTGCAGACGGCTGCCTGTGTTCGCAAGCTTTTCCATTCACTGTTCCTGGCAGATGTGTTCAGTGAGCTCCAGACTGGTCCTACCATGGGTATCATTGTTATGGTTCAAGGGCACCGCAATTGTGGTATTGACTGGTTCAGACCCAAACTAAATTACAAAGTGCCTACTCGAGGGAGGAAGCTGACTGTCAACTTATGCAGCCATAGCAAAAGTACAGCTCTTTCTGCCTATCAGGAAATTAACTCGACTTGGGAAGATTATATATGGTTTCAAGCTCCAGTGACGGTCAAAGGCTTCCGCTACTTTTCTTCATAA